A stretch of DNA from Maridesulfovibrio sp.:
TTACGTTGGTACACTGCATTTCTTCGCCTAAAAAATACAATTCTATCATTTCCCATGGATTGAAAATGAGGTAGAATAAAAGCCACAGCAAAAAAGAGTCGTAACAAATAGCCGATTCCGGCTGTTTGATTTAATAAACGGGGTCGGCATTTTCAAATGACCGACCCTCACTATTTGAACTTGTCAAAATTTGTAATACCAACTGAACCGGAGGATAAGATTAATGAACGCAACCGATATTTCCGCCATTGATTTTAAAATTGACATGCTGGACCCGGGGCTTCCAAGCAGACTTTTAGAGCAGGCCATAACTTTTGGAAGTGTGCACGGCATAAGAATCATAGTTGCTATCCTGATTCTTATTCTGGGACGTTTAATAGCCAAACAGATATCCTCCCTGATCGGCAAAGTCATGAACAAGGCCAAAGTAGATGAAATCCTTGTTTCATTCATCAAGGCCATATCCTACTACACTCTTCTGGCCGCATTTGTGGTCGCGGCAATGGGGCAGGCGGGAATAAACGTAACCTCCTTTCTGGCTGTACTCGGCGCCGCCGGCCTGGCTGTAGGTCTTGCTCTCAAAGACACGCTTTCAAACTTTGCCGCCGGGGTCATGCTGATCCTGCTGCGCCTGTTCAAGAAAGGCGATCTCGTTACCGTTGCCGGA
This window harbors:
- a CDS encoding mechanosensitive ion channel domain-containing protein, with product MNATDISAIDFKIDMLDPGLPSRLLEQAITFGSVHGIRIIVAILILILGRLIAKQISSLIGKVMNKAKVDEILVSFIKAISYYTLLAAFVVAAMGQAGINVTSFLAVLGAAGLAVGLALKDTLSNFAAGVMLILLRLFKKGDLVTVAGTSGTVQELSAFYTMLSTPDNQKVIVPNSSILQAVIVNTTANNRRRIDLVIGIGYEDDIIKAKELVSRTLAAETRLLKDPAPFIGVGELGASSVDIYIRPWVRTPDYWATRCELLEKIKVAFDEAGISIPYPQTDIHLHNDVEE